A genomic region of Vitreimonas flagellata contains the following coding sequences:
- a CDS encoding NUDIX domain-containing protein: protein MKGPPKTPLLTVDCVVFDASGALLLIERGHEPFKGCYALPGGFVDVGETVEQAALRELKEETGASGRVERLIGVYSHPSRDPRGHNVSVAFLVEWDGTAVSGGDDAASAAFVSDWREKTLAFDHATIVADALRGA, encoded by the coding sequence ATGAAAGGGCCGCCGAAGACGCCGCTGCTGACGGTCGATTGCGTCGTGTTCGATGCGTCGGGCGCGTTGCTGTTGATCGAGCGCGGGCATGAGCCGTTCAAGGGTTGCTATGCGCTGCCGGGCGGGTTCGTCGATGTGGGCGAGACGGTAGAGCAGGCTGCGTTGCGCGAGCTGAAGGAAGAGACGGGCGCATCTGGGCGCGTGGAGCGGTTGATTGGGGTTTATTCCCATCCGTCGCGTGATCCGCGCGGGCACAATGTGAGTGTCGCGTTCTTGGTGGAATGGGATGGTACGGCTGTGAGCGGCGGCGATGATGCGGCGTCGGCGGCATTTGTGTCGGATTGGCGTGAGAAGACGCTGGCGTTTGATCACGCGACGATCGTGGCGGATGCGCTGAGGGGCGCTTAG
- a CDS encoding glutathione peroxidase: MTSIYDFTARDIDGKERSLGEYRGKVLLIVNTASQCGFTYQYKGLEALHRKYAAQGVEVLGFPSNQFGKQEPGDENEIKNFCSLTYDVTFPMFAKIDVNGPNAHPLYDYLTREKGGGLLGRKIKWNFTKFLVGRDGRVLKRFPPTAKPEALDGEIARAL; this comes from the coding sequence TTGACGTCGATCTATGATTTCACCGCGCGCGATATTGACGGCAAGGAGCGGTCGCTTGGCGAGTATCGCGGCAAGGTGCTGCTGATCGTGAACACGGCGAGCCAGTGCGGGTTCACGTATCAATATAAGGGCCTGGAAGCGCTGCATCGGAAATATGCGGCGCAGGGCGTCGAGGTGCTGGGCTTTCCCTCCAACCAGTTCGGCAAACAAGAGCCCGGCGACGAGAACGAGATCAAGAATTTCTGCTCGCTCACCTATGACGTGACGTTTCCGATGTTCGCGAAGATCGACGTGAACGGGCCGAACGCACATCCGCTCTATGACTATCTGACGCGCGAGAAGGGCGGCGGGCTGTTGGGGCGCAAGATCAAATGGAATTTCACGAAGTTCCTGGTCGGCCGCGATGGCCGCGTGTTGAAGCGGTTTCCGCCGACGGCGAAGCCGGAAGCGCTCGATGGCGAGATTGCGCGGGCGCTATGA
- a CDS encoding TMEM175 family protein yields MTSVRDLHPLQGEAGFTWRGVNPTRVEALSDMVFAFALTLLVVSSQPPGSLAELEAQLWAFPGFAAAFAILLVIWHSHYIFFRRYALQDGWTTILNAGLLFIILFFVYPLKYLGTMFAEFVRSLMAGAPTAPFTLAEAEFSLALMSLGYAAVFGVFFALYAHALNKGDALDLTQRERELTRFAIWQQGVHVFVGVLAALGALLLPAPWSAFSGFAYALIGPLIFVGGARLAQDPKPARKPTPAMQEREL; encoded by the coding sequence ATGACCAGCGTGCGTGATCTGCATCCATTACAGGGCGAGGCCGGCTTTACTTGGCGCGGGGTGAATCCGACGCGCGTGGAAGCGCTGTCGGATATGGTGTTTGCGTTCGCGCTGACGCTACTTGTGGTGTCGAGCCAGCCGCCGGGATCTTTAGCGGAATTGGAGGCGCAGCTTTGGGCGTTTCCGGGCTTTGCGGCGGCGTTCGCGATCCTGCTCGTCATTTGGCATTCGCACTACATCTTCTTTCGCCGCTACGCGCTGCAAGATGGGTGGACGACGATCCTGAATGCGGGCCTGCTTTTCATCATTTTGTTCTTCGTTTATCCGCTCAAATATCTGGGCACGATGTTTGCGGAATTCGTGCGCTCGCTGATGGCGGGCGCGCCAACGGCGCCGTTCACGTTGGCGGAGGCGGAATTTTCGCTAGCGCTGATGTCGCTGGGCTATGCGGCGGTGTTTGGCGTGTTCTTTGCGCTCTATGCGCATGCGCTGAACAAGGGCGATGCGTTGGATCTGACACAGCGTGAGCGCGAGCTGACGCGGTTTGCGATCTGGCAGCAGGGCGTGCATGTGTTTGTCGGCGTGTTGGCGGCTTTGGGCGCGCTGCTTCTGCCGGCGCCGTGGTCCGCGTTCTCGGGCTTTGCGTATGCGTTGATTGGACCGCTCATCTTTGTGGGCGGCGCGCGTTTGGCGCAGGACCCGAAGCCGGCGCGCAAGCCGACGCCGGCGATGCAGGAGAGAGAGCTTTGA
- the radA gene encoding DNA repair protein RadA has translation MAKDHVFTCQACGAIWPKWAGKCEACGEWNTLVEETSRTAVPGALAAPTGKKSKALTFVELTGEADPPPRLPTGISEFDRVCGGGLVPASAILIGGDPGVGKSTLLLQAAAAIARSGARVAYVTGEEAEAQVQDRARRLKAADAPVQLAAETDLRKILDGLKAMKPDVVIVDSIQTVWADGVEAAPGTVAQVRACAHELVRFAKKSGSVLILVGHVTKDGQIAGPRVVEHLVDAVIYFEGERGLPFRILRAVKNRFGPTDEIGVFEMVEQGLIETPNPSALFMGGAGDRPSGAAVFAGVEGSRPVLVEIQALAAPTAYGTPRRAVVGWDSARLAMILAVLETRCGLSFSGRDVYLSVAGGLRITEPAADLAVAAALISALVDRPLPTHSVVFGEVALSGEIRPAGRTDLRLKEAAKLGFQSAFAPPQKKSGGGAGVKLRELKHIADLAAALGVED, from the coding sequence ATGGCCAAAGACCACGTATTCACCTGCCAGGCGTGCGGCGCGATCTGGCCTAAATGGGCCGGCAAGTGCGAGGCGTGCGGCGAATGGAATACGTTGGTCGAGGAGACCTCGCGCACCGCCGTGCCCGGCGCGCTTGCGGCGCCCACCGGCAAGAAGAGCAAAGCCCTCACCTTTGTTGAGCTCACCGGCGAAGCCGATCCGCCCCCACGCCTGCCTACCGGCATTTCCGAATTCGACCGCGTCTGCGGCGGCGGCCTTGTGCCCGCCTCCGCCATCCTGATCGGCGGCGATCCAGGCGTCGGCAAATCCACGTTGCTGCTGCAAGCCGCCGCCGCCATCGCTCGTTCCGGCGCGCGCGTCGCTTACGTCACCGGCGAAGAAGCCGAAGCGCAAGTGCAAGACCGCGCCCGCCGCCTCAAGGCCGCCGACGCGCCCGTGCAACTCGCCGCGGAAACCGATCTCCGTAAAATCCTCGACGGCCTCAAAGCCATGAAGCCCGACGTCGTCATCGTCGACTCGATTCAAACCGTATGGGCCGACGGCGTCGAAGCCGCGCCTGGCACAGTCGCGCAAGTCCGCGCCTGCGCGCACGAACTCGTGCGCTTCGCCAAGAAGAGCGGCAGCGTGCTCATCCTCGTCGGCCACGTGACGAAAGACGGCCAGATCGCAGGCCCCCGCGTGGTCGAACACTTGGTCGACGCCGTGATCTATTTCGAAGGCGAGCGCGGGCTTCCGTTCCGCATTCTCCGCGCCGTCAAAAATCGCTTCGGCCCCACCGACGAAATCGGCGTGTTCGAAATGGTCGAGCAAGGCTTGATTGAGACGCCCAACCCATCCGCGCTCTTCATGGGCGGCGCCGGCGATCGGCCATCAGGTGCGGCCGTATTCGCCGGCGTTGAAGGCTCGCGCCCTGTGCTCGTGGAAATCCAAGCGCTCGCAGCCCCCACCGCCTACGGCACGCCGCGCCGCGCCGTCGTTGGCTGGGACAGCGCGCGCCTCGCCATGATCCTCGCCGTGTTGGAAACGCGCTGCGGGCTCTCGTTCTCTGGTCGCGACGTCTATCTCTCCGTCGCTGGCGGCCTGCGCATCACCGAACCCGCCGCCGACCTCGCCGTCGCTGCAGCGCTCATCTCCGCGCTCGTCGATCGCCCCCTGCCGACACACAGCGTCGTTTTCGGCGAAGTCGCCCTCTCCGGCGAAATCCGCCCCGCGGGCCGCACGGATCTGCGTTTGAAAGAAGCGGCGAAGCTGGGCTTCCAAAGCGCATTTGCGCCCCCACAAAAAAAGAGCGGCGGCGGCGCCGGCGTGAAACTCCGCGAGCTCAAACACATCGCCGACTTGGCTGCGGCGCTGGGCGTTGAGGATTGA